CATGCTATTTGATTTTCTCGGCATTTTATAACCCGAATATTGCACGAATTTCATGCAACGTGGTTAACCCCGCGTGAGCGACGACATCAAGCTTGCATAGCGCGTTATTCATCATCAATCCGCCGGCGGCAATTTGCGGCCGGCGGCTCGGCCGCCTTCGGGAAGCTTGCTCAAACCGCGCACTTCCCGGCCAAGAACGGCGAGCACTTCCGAGCAATCCCGCGGTTCCAGGACAATTTCAATAAGCGCCGGACGGGTGTTGTCCGCCAGCGCGGCTTCAATCGCCTTTTCAAGCTCGTCCTCGGCGCGGACCGCCGCGCCGGGATTGCCGCTGCCGAACGCTTCGCCCAGTTTATGGTATTTCCAGTTCTGGATATCGTTGTAAACCCCGTCGTGGATCATTCTTTCAATCACGTAGCCCTGGTTGTTCAGGACAAAAATTATGGGATTGCATTCTTTGCGGATGATGGTGGAAAGCTCCTGGGCCGTCATCTGGAAGGCGCCGTCGCCGATTAAAACCACCGCGCGCTTGCCGGGGCTGGACAGCGACACGCCGAGCGCCGCGGGCAGGGAAAATCCGATGGAAAGGTAATAGGCCTGGGCGATGAAGTTTTCGGCCTCTTCAATGTATAAATCCGCCGCCGCGCAGATGCAGTCGCCGGTGTCTGAAATAAGGATCATGTTGTCATCCAGCAGGTTGTTGATTCTTTCGTAAAACCGCCGGACAGTGATCTTTTGCCCGGCCTGCGCCCGGTAATTGCGGCGGGGCAGGGCGCGGGCCAGGGGATGCGATTGGATGAATGACCGCGGCCGCAGAAGGGGGATGAGCCCCGCGATAAAGTCGTCCAGCCGGATATTGTTGTAGCCATGGTGCTTGATTTGCAGATAATCTGAATGCGCGTTGAGCAGGCTGTTTTCATCCAGTTTAGTCGTGAACATTCCCGTGTTGAAATCGTTCATCCAGACTCCGAGGCAAAGTACGCAATCCGAGGATTCAATCTGGGCGCGCGTGCTTTCGCGGCTGAAGGCGCCCTGGTATACGCCGACAAACTGCGGGTGAAGCTCCGGCAAAACCGACTTGCTGCTGATGGTGGTGGCATAGGGTAGCTCGGCCGTTTCCACCAGTTTCAGCGTCGGCGCGGCAAGCTGAAACCGGGCGATTTCCACCCCGGCGATAACGACCGGATTTTTTGCCGTGTTAATCATATCGGCGGCTTCCCCGGCCGCTTCCGCCAACGCCGCTGGATTGGACGGGTGTACGGGGGCAACCGCCGGCCGGGAACCTGCGCTGGAACGCGGGTCGCAGGGCTGGTCAACGGCGTCAACCGGGATTTCAAAATAAACCGGTTTTTTGCGGGCAAGGCAGTTTGCCAGAACGCGTTCAATGTCCGCGGCGGCGGTGCGGGGGTTGTCAAGGACTGCCGAGTCAATTGTCATTTTTTTGAAAATTTCGGACTGCAGGGCGTAGTCGCCTGCAAGGTGGTGGACCAGCGCGCCCGCGCGGCGTTGGCGCGAATGGGGGGCGCCGCTGATGACGATCAACGGCACCTGTTCGGCCCAGGCCCCGGCCACGGCGTTGAGAATGCTGAATCCGCCGACCCCGTAGGTTACAATCGCCGCGCCGGCGCCTTGCGCGCGCGCGTATCCGTCGGCGGCGTAACCGGCGTTCAGTTCATTGCAGGTGCCGACGAATTCCAGTCCGCTTTCAATCACCCGGTCCAGGAAGTCCAGCGCATAGTCCCCGGGGACGCCGAAGACGTGTTTGATGCCGATGTTTTTCAGGCCGTCTATCAGAACGCCGCCAATGGTTGTTTCTTTATTCATGCCGGCATTATACATTTGGTTTTTTGTTTGGCAAGCTAATCAGGAGCTGGCGGGTAACCCCTCAGTTATGTGGGTGGATGGCAATTCAATTGGCCAGTCTTCGTAGGGGCCGCGCTTGTCGCGCGCCCGTCTTTATTGAAGAGGACTTCGCAAGCGAAGCCCCTACGGTTTCTCTC
This is a stretch of genomic DNA from Kiritimatiellia bacterium. It encodes these proteins:
- a CDS encoding thiamine pyrophosphate-binding protein; translation: MNKETTIGGVLIDGLKNIGIKHVFGVPGDYALDFLDRVIESGLEFVGTCNELNAGYAADGYARAQGAGAAIVTYGVGGFSILNAVAGAWAEQVPLIVISGAPHSRQRRAGALVHHLAGDYALQSEIFKKMTIDSAVLDNPRTAAADIERVLANCLARKKPVYFEIPVDAVDQPCDPRSSAGSRPAVAPVHPSNPAALAEAAGEAADMINTAKNPVVIAGVEIARFQLAAPTLKLVETAELPYATTISSKSVLPELHPQFVGVYQGAFSRESTRAQIESSDCVLCLGVWMNDFNTGMFTTKLDENSLLNAHSDYLQIKHHGYNNIRLDDFIAGLIPLLRPRSFIQSHPLARALPRRNYRAQAGQKITVRRFYERINNLLDDNMILISDTGDCICAAADLYIEEAENFIAQAYYLSIGFSLPAALGVSLSSPGKRAVVLIGDGAFQMTAQELSTIIRKECNPIIFVLNNQGYVIERMIHDGVYNDIQNWKYHKLGEAFGSGNPGAAVRAEDELEKAIEAALADNTRPALIEIVLEPRDCSEVLAVLGREVRGLSKLPEGGRAAGRKLPPAD